The following proteins are co-located in the Maridesulfovibrio sp. genome:
- a CDS encoding pentapeptide repeat-containing protein: MSTLNREQILAAIADNQTLRDVDLSGADLSGVDLTGGRFHNVKLHGADLSGANILKTGFKNCEFNEARFDGTDLTKINLQGMSFTGASFKNAKIHMATLQKTDFSGADLTGAELTWSMAQHSSFKGANMRSMKIVKTVLSHSNLDGADFFGANFDRVVCNGSSFKGTKFKGGIYFKMMMREADLENQDISGQLFSQVLLDSANLRGANLSGADMTMSNFMGADLTGANLSGAVLRSCMLSGAVLREADFTRADLTKAYLGGADATIADFSGATMVHATFNKAICQATKFVGASLQHSDFSHADLTHADFSRASMYRAKLHRIIEKDTRWGGASLIMLQGTDKDMEEAENWVHGG; encoded by the coding sequence ATGAGCACACTGAATCGCGAACAGATACTTGCGGCCATTGCCGATAACCAGACCCTGCGGGATGTGGACCTTTCCGGGGCCGATCTTTCCGGTGTCGACCTGACAGGAGGGCGTTTTCATAATGTTAAATTGCACGGGGCTGACCTTTCCGGGGCAAATATCCTCAAGACAGGATTCAAGAATTGTGAATTCAACGAAGCCCGTTTTGATGGAACTGACCTGACCAAGATTAATCTGCAAGGGATGAGTTTTACCGGAGCATCTTTCAAAAATGCTAAAATCCATATGGCGACGCTCCAGAAAACCGATTTCAGCGGGGCTGATCTGACCGGGGCGGAGCTTACATGGTCCATGGCTCAGCATTCGAGTTTCAAGGGTGCGAACATGCGTTCCATGAAGATCGTCAAGACCGTGCTTTCGCATTCAAATCTCGACGGGGCCGACTTTTTCGGGGCCAATTTTGATCGGGTTGTCTGCAACGGTTCTTCATTCAAGGGCACAAAGTTCAAGGGCGGAATATATTTCAAGATGATGATGCGTGAGGCCGACTTGGAGAATCAGGATATTTCCGGTCAGCTATTTTCGCAAGTGTTGCTGGATAGTGCCAATCTGCGGGGGGCGAACCTTTCCGGTGCTGATATGACCATGTCCAATTTCATGGGCGCGGACTTAACCGGAGCAAATCTTTCCGGCGCGGTCCTGCGCAGTTGCATGCTTAGTGGGGCGGTTCTGCGCGAAGCTGATTTCACGCGGGCAGATTTAACAAAAGCTTATCTCGGCGGGGCAGACGCGACCATTGCTGATTTTTCCGGTGCGACCATGGTTCACGCAACTTTTAACAAGGCCATTTGTCAGGCTACCAAATTCGTCGGGGCCAGTTTACAGCATTCTGATTTCTCGCATGCCGACCTGACTCATGCTGATTTCAGCAGGGCCTCCATGTATCGGGCCAAGTTGCATCGTATAATTGAGAAGGACACCCGCTGGGGTGGTGCGTCTTTGATTATGCTGCAAGGTACGGACAAAGATATGGAGGAAGCCGAAAACTGGGTTCATGGTGGATAA